One genomic window of Candidatus Nitrospira inopinata includes the following:
- a CDS encoding RNA polymerase sigma factor yields MTFSTVLSKPASPNSSNPMSVDVAMALVENRQVFLRVLARRMRSAETAEEVLQQFYLRALSKASEIKQQESIVPWLFRVLNSTLADFYRGERARRHGEGEYAHTHPESSHESNVDTESVCKCFYQLLPMLKPEYAEVLQRVDLSDDSRGKVAEALGITTNLVRVRLHRARQALRKVFLASCEGCEQGFMNCECAHKGNRHV; encoded by the coding sequence ATGACGTTCTCAACGGTGCTTTCCAAGCCAGCATCGCCCAACTCCAGCAATCCCATGAGCGTCGATGTCGCAATGGCGCTCGTAGAGAATCGGCAAGTGTTCCTTCGCGTTCTCGCCCGGCGTATGAGGAGCGCGGAGACTGCGGAGGAAGTGCTTCAGCAGTTCTATCTCCGAGCTCTCAGCAAAGCCTCAGAGATCAAACAGCAAGAGAGCATTGTGCCATGGCTGTTTCGAGTGCTGAACAGCACGCTGGCAGATTTTTATCGTGGCGAAAGGGCCAGACGTCACGGTGAGGGAGAATATGCCCACACTCACCCCGAGTCATCACACGAATCCAATGTCGATACGGAGTCAGTATGCAAGTGCTTTTATCAACTCCTCCCCATGCTCAAACCCGAGTATGCCGAGGTGTTGCAGCGGGTCGATCTCAGCGATGATTCACGCGGAAAGGTGGCGGAGGCCTTGGGCATCACCACCAATCTAGTACGGGTACGCCTGCATAGGGCCAGACAGGCTCTACGGAAGGTCTTCCTCGCCTCATGTGAGGGGTGTGAACAGGGCTTTATGAACTGTGAATGTGCTCACAAAGGAAATAGACACGTTTGA
- a CDS encoding efflux RND transporter permease subunit, translated as MVERIIEYSARHRFIVFLLVFSLSAVGLWAMWQTPIDALPDISDTQVIVYTTWQGRSPDLVEDQITYPIVTALLSAPNVTVVRGFSDFGYSYVYILFKDGTDIYWARSRVLERLSQLSGRMPEGVTPQLGPDATGVGWIFQYALVDETGQHDLAALRSFQDWYLQYWLRAVEGVAEVASIGGFVRQYQINLDPTKVSAYRLSLPSIIETIRDSNNDVGGRVVEFSGIEYVIRGRGYLKKTEDIEKIAVGVNENGTPVLLRDVATVRLGPDMRRGLVELNGQGEVAGGIVIMRFGENALTVIERVKAKLKELEPSIPKGVKVVPVYDRSDLIHESIATANESLLEELLVTGLLIVAFLLHVRSAIVPILTLPIAVLLAFIPMYLMNIGINIMSLGGIIVAIGDMVDAAIVMVDNAHKRLEEWERDGKVGERLQVLIDSAKEVGPPIFASVLVIAISFIPVFVLEAQEGRMFKPLAWTNNLAIAMCAVLAITLVPACLPTFIRGKIFPEQKHPVSRSLQRLYAPFLRLALRYRKAVVVGALALMASVVPLYQQMGSEFMPPLYEGTILYMPTTLPGLSITEAGRMLQIMDQKLRSFPEVDHVFGKAGRAETSTDPAPFSMIEVVVELKPKAQWRPGISYEGLIDEMDRALQFPGVTNAWTMPIKARIDMLTTGVRTPVGIKIFGPDLKQIEEIGKHLEMVLKDVPGTRSAYAERVSGGYFLDFEINREEIARYGLKLMDVGRIIESAIGGENIATTIEGRERYPINVRYLRELRDDPEKLKRVLVDTPTGAQVPLAQLATLRFVNGPPMIRDENGMLAGYVFLDMKGRDVGSYVEDLKKTVAAKVQLPAGYTLVWSGQYEFMQRVKERLKFVVPLTLVIIFVTFYFSFASVAKTCMVMVGVPLSLVGAVWYLSILGYNMSIAVWVGLITVVGTAAETSAVMLAYLDEACARRKAAGGLTTLQDLIDTVQLGAVERIRPMAMIGLVDVIGLIPVMWATGTGADVMKRIAAPQVGGVFSAMILTLFVIPPVYVMWRWWSENKRGHMRKMEQEARGALNP; from the coding sequence ATGGTTGAACGGATTATCGAATACAGTGCAAGACACCGCTTCATCGTCTTCCTGTTAGTCTTCTCGCTGTCTGCCGTGGGGCTCTGGGCCATGTGGCAGACACCGATCGACGCACTGCCCGATATCTCCGATACGCAAGTCATCGTCTACACGACCTGGCAGGGCCGTTCGCCAGATCTGGTCGAAGACCAAATTACCTATCCCATCGTCACAGCGCTCCTGTCGGCTCCCAACGTGACGGTCGTCCGTGGCTTCTCCGATTTCGGCTATTCCTATGTCTATATTCTCTTCAAAGACGGCACGGACATCTATTGGGCGCGGTCGCGGGTCCTTGAACGGTTGAGCCAACTCTCTGGACGCATGCCGGAAGGGGTCACCCCGCAGCTCGGTCCAGACGCAACGGGCGTGGGCTGGATCTTTCAGTATGCCCTGGTCGATGAGACCGGGCAGCATGATCTTGCTGCCCTGCGCAGCTTCCAAGATTGGTATCTGCAGTACTGGCTGCGAGCCGTGGAAGGCGTCGCAGAAGTGGCCAGCATCGGCGGCTTTGTCCGCCAGTACCAAATCAACTTAGACCCGACAAAGGTTTCGGCCTATCGCCTCTCCCTCCCTTCCATCATTGAAACGATTCGTGACAGTAATAACGATGTCGGCGGGCGAGTCGTGGAATTTTCCGGCATCGAATACGTCATTCGAGGGCGTGGCTACCTGAAGAAGACCGAAGACATCGAAAAGATCGCCGTTGGCGTCAATGAGAACGGGACGCCGGTTCTCTTGCGCGATGTCGCGACTGTTCGGCTGGGGCCTGATATGCGGCGGGGCCTCGTGGAATTGAACGGCCAGGGGGAAGTAGCGGGCGGCATCGTGATCATGCGCTTCGGAGAGAACGCCCTCACGGTCATCGAGCGGGTGAAAGCCAAGCTCAAGGAACTTGAGCCCTCCATACCGAAGGGCGTGAAGGTCGTGCCAGTCTATGACCGGAGCGACCTGATCCACGAATCCATCGCCACGGCCAATGAAAGTCTGCTGGAGGAGTTGCTCGTGACCGGGCTGTTGATTGTTGCATTCCTGCTCCACGTCCGATCCGCGATCGTGCCGATCCTCACCCTGCCGATTGCGGTGTTGCTCGCCTTCATTCCCATGTATCTCATGAATATCGGCATCAACATCATGTCGCTCGGCGGCATCATCGTGGCGATTGGCGACATGGTGGATGCGGCGATCGTCATGGTGGACAACGCCCACAAACGGTTGGAGGAATGGGAGCGGGATGGCAAAGTCGGCGAACGGCTCCAGGTCCTCATCGATTCGGCCAAGGAAGTGGGGCCACCGATTTTTGCGTCGGTCCTCGTGATTGCGATCTCCTTCATTCCGGTCTTTGTGCTTGAGGCACAGGAAGGCCGGATGTTCAAACCGCTCGCCTGGACCAATAATCTGGCCATCGCGATGTGTGCCGTGTTGGCGATCACCTTGGTCCCGGCCTGCCTGCCGACGTTCATTCGCGGCAAGATCTTTCCGGAACAGAAACATCCCGTCAGTCGCTCACTCCAACGGCTCTATGCGCCATTCCTGCGTCTGGCTCTTCGCTACAGAAAGGCGGTCGTGGTCGGAGCCCTCGCGCTGATGGCCAGCGTCGTCCCGCTCTATCAACAGATGGGGTCGGAGTTCATGCCGCCGCTCTACGAAGGGACGATTCTCTACATGCCGACGACCTTGCCGGGTCTTTCCATCACGGAAGCCGGGCGCATGTTGCAGATCATGGACCAGAAGCTCCGCTCCTTTCCCGAAGTGGACCATGTGTTCGGCAAAGCCGGACGAGCGGAAACCTCCACCGATCCTGCACCCTTCAGCATGATCGAAGTCGTCGTCGAATTGAAACCGAAAGCCCAGTGGCGACCCGGCATCAGCTATGAAGGATTGATCGACGAGATGGATCGCGCGCTTCAGTTCCCCGGCGTGACGAACGCCTGGACCATGCCGATCAAAGCACGGATCGACATGCTCACGACCGGCGTCCGCACCCCCGTGGGGATCAAGATCTTCGGACCAGACCTGAAGCAGATCGAGGAGATCGGGAAACATTTGGAGATGGTCTTGAAGGATGTTCCCGGCACCAGAAGCGCCTATGCGGAACGAGTATCCGGCGGGTATTTCCTCGACTTCGAGATCAATCGCGAGGAGATCGCCCGCTACGGGCTGAAACTCATGGACGTCGGCAGGATCATCGAATCGGCCATTGGCGGCGAAAACATCGCGACCACGATCGAGGGCCGTGAGCGGTATCCAATCAACGTCCGTTATCTCCGTGAGTTGCGGGATGATCCTGAAAAGCTGAAGCGCGTGCTCGTGGATACACCGACCGGCGCGCAAGTGCCGCTCGCGCAACTCGCGACACTACGCTTCGTCAACGGGCCGCCCATGATCCGTGACGAAAACGGCATGCTCGCCGGCTACGTGTTCCTCGATATGAAGGGCCGTGATGTCGGGAGCTATGTGGAGGATCTCAAGAAGACCGTGGCGGCAAAGGTTCAGCTGCCGGCTGGTTATACCCTCGTCTGGTCCGGCCAATACGAATTCATGCAGCGGGTGAAGGAACGGCTGAAGTTCGTCGTGCCGCTGACGCTCGTGATCATTTTCGTCACCTTCTACTTCTCGTTCGCGTCGGTGGCCAAGACCTGCATGGTGATGGTGGGGGTACCGCTCTCATTAGTCGGGGCCGTCTGGTACCTCTCGATTCTCGGATACAACATGAGCATTGCCGTGTGGGTAGGCCTGATCACGGTCGTGGGCACGGCAGCGGAGACCAGCGCCGTGATGTTGGCCTATCTGGACGAAGCCTGCGCACGGCGCAAGGCGGCGGGTGGGCTCACGACGCTGCAAGATCTGATCGACACCGTCCAGCTTGGTGCAGTCGAGCGCATCAGGCCCATGGCGATGATCGGCTTGGTCGATGTCATCGGGTTGATCCCGGTCATGTGGGCCACAGGAACCGGAGCGGATGTGATGAAGCGGATCGCCGCGCCACAGGTCGGCGGGGTGTTCTCGGCCATGATCCTGACGCTGTTCGTCATTCCGCCCGTCTATGTCATGTGGCGGTGGTGGAGCGAGAACAAGCGAGGACACATGAGGAAGATGGAGCAAGAAGCACGTGGAGCATTGAACCCATGA
- a CDS encoding efflux RND transporter periplasmic adaptor subunit: MSRRSFIKASVLIVFMAGGFTWLLSHQAILPQAESGQGEMAGMEMPGMKQKEKKKSAPATQSVGTESAREPESVPGIVTIPPERLQTIGVKYGQVTRRPLEKLIRTVGRVAVDERRVAKVTIKFHGWIEELFVSALGDHVKKGQALFTIYSPDLVASQEEYLLALQGRRQMGESEFPEVARGSQDLLEATRRRFELWDITDSHIRKLEKTGKVMKTLPIHSPITGTVIKKEVLTGAHVDPGQELYTIVNLSRVWILADIYEYELSFVKAGQKAAVTLSYDPSTVLTGQVGFIYPTMDPKTRTAKVRFELDNADEKLKPDMYANVELQVNLGTRLAIPQEAIIESGQKQVVFLHLGGGKLEPRLIKTGVKTGEWSEVLTGLKEGEHIVTSANFLIDSESRLKSVVESMGGMSGMKMSE, translated from the coding sequence ATGAGCCGCCGCAGTTTCATCAAGGCCAGCGTGCTCATCGTTTTCATGGCAGGCGGCTTTACCTGGCTGCTGTCGCACCAAGCGATCCTTCCGCAGGCGGAGTCCGGGCAGGGTGAAATGGCCGGCATGGAGATGCCGGGGATGAAACAGAAGGAAAAGAAGAAATCGGCTCCGGCGACACAGTCCGTCGGAACCGAGTCTGCCCGTGAGCCGGAAAGCGTTCCCGGCATCGTGACCATCCCTCCGGAACGGCTGCAAACGATCGGGGTGAAATACGGCCAGGTGACACGGCGACCGCTGGAGAAACTGATCCGGACTGTCGGTCGTGTGGCCGTCGATGAACGGAGGGTCGCGAAAGTCACCATCAAATTTCACGGGTGGATTGAGGAGCTGTTCGTCAGCGCACTGGGGGATCATGTGAAGAAAGGCCAGGCGCTCTTCACAATCTACAGTCCCGATTTGGTGGCCAGTCAGGAGGAATATCTTCTGGCGTTACAAGGCCGCAGGCAAATGGGTGAGAGCGAATTCCCGGAAGTGGCTCGGGGCTCACAGGATCTGCTGGAAGCGACCAGGCGTCGTTTTGAACTTTGGGATATCACGGATTCTCACATCCGGAAACTCGAAAAGACCGGCAAGGTGATGAAGACGCTCCCAATCCATTCGCCCATCACCGGCACTGTCATCAAGAAAGAAGTTCTCACAGGCGCCCATGTGGATCCTGGTCAGGAACTCTACACGATCGTGAACCTCTCGCGTGTCTGGATTCTGGCGGACATCTATGAATATGAACTTTCGTTCGTGAAGGCCGGGCAAAAAGCCGCCGTCACCCTCTCCTATGATCCGAGCACGGTCCTGACCGGACAGGTGGGTTTCATCTATCCGACGATGGACCCGAAGACCCGCACGGCCAAGGTGCGGTTTGAGCTCGACAATGCCGACGAGAAACTGAAACCGGACATGTATGCCAACGTGGAATTGCAGGTGAATTTGGGCACTCGTCTGGCGATCCCGCAAGAAGCCATCATCGAATCGGGACAAAAGCAGGTCGTCTTTCTCCATCTGGGCGGCGGGAAGCTCGAGCCGCGCCTGATCAAAACCGGCGTCAAGACCGGCGAGTGGTCTGAAGTTCTGACGGGTCTGAAAGAAGGCGAGCATATCGTCACCTCGGCCAACTTCTTAATCGACAGCGAAAGCCGGCTGAAGTCGGTCGTCGAGAGTATGGGTGGGATGTCCGGCATGAAGATGAGTGAGTGA
- a CDS encoding TolC family protein has protein sequence MRQTHIPLSFSRVRAAWLIALTLLLLPWPAGAADEATERRLDLSGLIRELDVANPEIKATRHRWESAQAVVPQVQTLPDPRLQLGYQRMPMVPPVVEGVMYGIGQEIPFPGKLKLKGEVAQSDAERLEQEYNATRLRLLAALKQVYYDLHFVHKSIDIVERNKTLLTQFEKTAKARYSVGQAAQQDVFRAQVEISRVLDRLAVLDQQKESLHAAINRLLNRPPDGPLGTPEEVHSTLLTLPLQELNRRANEFSPALLATAKGIDRSERSVSLAKRQYYPDFDVTALGIRNDKINDNGYQIMVGIKIPLFYETKQKQGVREALAGLEGAREDFAAARQDLLFQVKDGFVQAQRAERLITILRDAIIPQATLGLQAAQAGYAVGKVDFLTLLNSLLTLQDSQLELHSEIVNHEKALARLEAVTGGPLDGSERKPGS, from the coding sequence ATGAGACAAACTCATATCCCTCTTTCGTTCTCGCGAGTACGAGCTGCGTGGCTGATTGCGCTGACACTCCTGCTTCTGCCCTGGCCGGCTGGTGCGGCCGATGAAGCGACTGAACGCCGATTGGATCTTTCCGGTCTCATTCGAGAACTCGATGTCGCCAATCCCGAGATCAAGGCAACCCGCCACCGATGGGAATCTGCTCAGGCAGTCGTGCCTCAAGTGCAGACCTTGCCAGATCCCCGCCTCCAGTTGGGGTATCAACGCATGCCGATGGTGCCTCCCGTCGTGGAGGGAGTGATGTACGGAATCGGCCAAGAGATCCCGTTTCCGGGCAAACTCAAGCTGAAGGGTGAAGTGGCGCAAAGCGATGCCGAACGGTTGGAGCAAGAATACAACGCCACCAGATTGAGGCTCCTTGCCGCGCTCAAGCAGGTCTATTACGACCTCCACTTCGTCCATAAGAGCATCGACATCGTGGAGAGGAACAAGACGCTGCTGACACAGTTCGAGAAGACAGCCAAAGCCCGGTACAGCGTGGGTCAAGCCGCCCAACAGGATGTGTTCCGGGCCCAAGTGGAGATTTCACGTGTCCTCGATCGGCTGGCCGTCCTCGACCAGCAGAAGGAGAGCCTTCACGCCGCCATCAATCGGCTCCTGAATCGCCCACCGGATGGCCCGTTGGGCACCCCGGAAGAAGTGCACAGCACTCTCCTGACGCTCCCGCTCCAAGAACTCAACCGGCGGGCGAACGAATTCTCGCCCGCGCTGCTCGCAACGGCAAAAGGCATCGATCGCTCGGAACGATCCGTCTCGCTCGCCAAACGGCAGTACTACCCCGATTTCGATGTGACGGCCCTGGGGATCCGTAACGACAAGATCAATGACAACGGGTATCAGATCATGGTGGGCATCAAGATTCCGCTGTTCTATGAAACGAAACAGAAACAAGGCGTGCGAGAAGCATTGGCAGGGCTTGAAGGTGCTCGGGAAGACTTTGCCGCCGCCAGACAGGATCTTTTGTTTCAAGTCAAGGACGGCTTCGTCCAAGCGCAGCGAGCCGAACGGCTGATCACGATTCTGCGCGACGCCATTATTCCCCAAGCGACGCTGGGCCTGCAGGCGGCGCAGGCGGGCTATGCCGTGGGCAAAGTAGATTTTCTGACGCTGCTCAACAGTCTGCTAACACTGCAGGACAGCCAACTCGAACTGCACAGCGAGATCGTCAATCACGAGAAAGCGCTGGCCCGCCTCGAGGCCGTCACCGGTGGGCCGTTGGATGGGTCAGAAAGGAAACCGGGATCATGA
- a CDS encoding heavy metal translocating P-type ATPase, with product MDKEHEGGFAGSWWQYPVLRNALIAGMLAGVGFALAHLGVVSERTEALFYFVAIPLGGYHWGWEALESLIHERVIGIDFLMLAATVGSGILGLWDEAAFLVFLYGSAEGLEEYTYARTRSAIRALLDLAPKEAHVLRNGQEVTIPAEALQVGDRFLARPGETIPTDGVIRIGNSSLDEAAVTGESIPVDKVPGMKVFAGTLNRQGLLEIEATASFQDNTLAKIIHLVEAAQERKGQAQQWIERFGRRYSPAVLLVSVGFLLVPWLFGLPLEDWAERAVVLLVAAAPCALVMSTPVATAAAIGWAGKHGILIKGGVHLEHLGSIRVAAFDKTGTLTAGKPVVTDLITLNGSPGELLAVAAGIEHGSEHPLARAVLEKARAEGLALRSMQEFEALTGVGATAVSSDGMRWYVGSPALFEELGIPLDAVREKVQTQQAQGKTVVLVGANHNLYGLLILQDRVRDGARDVIDDLRRLGIRTVMLTGDNASTARTVAESLGLDDSLADLKPEDKVEAVKELERCYGPVLMVGDGINDAPALAAATCGVAMGAAGSDAAIEAADVALMADDLAKVPEVLRLGQTARRISWENITFSLLLLAMLIPLAVSGFLSVALVVLIHELSELLAVANGLRVGWRGAVS from the coding sequence ATGGACAAAGAGCACGAGGGAGGCTTTGCTGGCTCATGGTGGCAATACCCGGTCCTGCGTAATGCGCTGATAGCTGGCATGCTGGCAGGCGTGGGATTTGCGCTGGCTCATCTGGGTGTGGTGTCTGAGCGGACCGAAGCTCTGTTCTATTTTGTGGCCATTCCGCTGGGCGGCTACCACTGGGGCTGGGAAGCCCTGGAGTCCCTGATCCACGAGCGGGTCATCGGAATCGACTTCCTCATGCTGGCGGCCACCGTCGGGTCCGGCATCCTAGGGCTGTGGGATGAAGCCGCCTTCCTGGTGTTCCTCTACGGGTCGGCCGAGGGCTTGGAAGAATATACCTACGCGCGCACGCGCTCGGCTATTCGGGCGCTCCTGGACCTTGCGCCCAAAGAGGCTCATGTCCTTCGCAACGGCCAGGAAGTCACGATTCCCGCCGAAGCCCTGCAGGTGGGAGACCGGTTCCTCGCCCGGCCAGGCGAGACCATTCCGACCGACGGAGTGATTCGGATCGGAAATTCCAGCCTGGACGAAGCGGCAGTCACCGGTGAATCCATTCCGGTCGATAAGGTCCCCGGCATGAAAGTCTTTGCCGGAACGCTCAACCGACAAGGCCTCCTGGAGATCGAGGCGACCGCGTCGTTTCAAGACAACACCCTGGCCAAGATTATTCATCTGGTGGAAGCGGCGCAGGAGCGCAAGGGGCAAGCTCAGCAGTGGATCGAGCGCTTCGGTCGCCGCTACAGCCCCGCTGTGTTGCTGGTGTCGGTCGGGTTTCTCCTTGTGCCCTGGCTTTTCGGTTTGCCACTGGAGGATTGGGCTGAGCGCGCGGTGGTGCTCTTAGTCGCGGCTGCGCCATGCGCGCTGGTGATGTCGACGCCCGTGGCGACCGCCGCCGCGATTGGCTGGGCAGGCAAGCATGGCATTCTCATCAAGGGCGGCGTGCATCTGGAGCATCTCGGGAGTATCCGCGTGGCAGCCTTCGATAAAACGGGCACCCTCACTGCCGGCAAGCCGGTTGTCACGGACCTCATCACTCTCAACGGCTCACCAGGCGAATTGCTCGCGGTCGCGGCCGGCATCGAGCATGGTTCCGAACATCCGCTGGCGCGGGCCGTCCTTGAGAAGGCACGGGCTGAAGGGCTTGCTCTGAGGTCCATGCAGGAGTTTGAGGCCCTGACCGGCGTGGGAGCTACCGCGGTGTCTTCTGATGGCATGAGGTGGTATGTCGGCAGTCCGGCGCTGTTCGAGGAGCTTGGGATCCCCTTGGACGCCGTTCGAGAGAAGGTGCAGACACAGCAAGCCCAAGGAAAAACGGTCGTTCTCGTTGGGGCAAATCACAACCTGTACGGCCTGCTCATCTTACAGGATCGTGTCCGCGACGGGGCGAGGGATGTCATCGACGATCTCCGCCGCTTGGGGATCCGGACTGTCATGCTAACCGGAGATAACGCGAGCACGGCCCGAACTGTCGCGGAGAGCCTCGGCCTTGATGACAGCCTGGCGGACCTCAAGCCGGAGGACAAGGTTGAAGCGGTCAAGGAGTTGGAACGTTGCTATGGGCCGGTTCTGATGGTCGGCGACGGGATCAACGATGCGCCGGCTCTGGCGGCTGCAACCTGCGGCGTGGCCATGGGGGCAGCGGGAAGCGATGCGGCAATCGAGGCGGCAGATGTGGCACTAATGGCCGATGACCTCGCGAAGGTGCCTGAGGTGCTGCGGTTGGGACAGACAGCGAGGCGAATAAGTTGGGAGAATATCACCTTTTCTCTCCTGCTTCTTGCGATGCTTATTCCGCTGGCAGTTAGCGGTTTCCTCAGCGTCGCCCTGGTGGTTCTCATCCATGAGCTGAGCGAGCTCTTGGCAGTAGCGAACGGGTTACGAGTCGGTTGGAGAGGAGCCGTGTCTTAA
- a CDS encoding SHOCT domain-containing protein, whose amino-acid sequence MEILKKRYARGEISKEEFEEKRNDLL is encoded by the coding sequence TTGGAGATTCTGAAAAAGCGCTACGCCCGTGGGGAGATCAGCAAAGAGGAATTCGAAGAGAAGCGCAACGATCTCCTTTAA